DNA from Prosthecochloris marina:
TCGGCAACTTGACCGGCCACTTTTCTAAGCTGGTAGGGACCATAGCTGTCACTCCAGAAGGTCAGGGCCAAGACCGGCACATCATCGATCGTCACCTTCTTGACAAGAGGCATCTGCATGCCGGCGGGCATACTATCCATATTTTTCATAATGGTTGCCCAGAGCTTCACCATGCTCTCTTCGGTATCATCCCCGACATTGTATCGAACGGTAACCAGAGCGAAATCTTTCCGCGAAGTCGAGTACACGTAGTCGACACCTTCGATTTCCGTCAGGTACTTTTCCACGGGTTTTGCAACCCGTTCCTCGACCTCCTTGGCGCTCCCTCCCGGATAACTGAAATACAGATCCACCAGCGGTACGGAAATCTGGGGTTCCTCCTCACGGGGAGTCATAAATGTTGCCAGAATGCCCACAAGCAAAGCCGTGATCATCAGCAACGGTGTCAGCTTGGAGTTGATGAACAGCTTCGCAAGAACCCCAGCAATACCCTCTCTCATCGGCACATCCCTCCTTCGTTACGGCTTGACGGTTACGTTATCCCCTTCCCGAACACCCTTGACATACGGCACAACCACGGCTTCACCCGTTCCAAGCCCGCTGAGCACCTCGGTATAATCACCAAAAGCCTTTCCGGCTCTTATCCATCTGATTGAAACGATATCATCATCACCAACAACCTGAACGCCCTCGAGCTGCCCCCGCATGAAGAGAGCGCCTGAAGGAACGAGAAGCATCGGTCGCCCGTCGCCCGCCGTTCCCAATTGAACCGTTGCGATACTTTCCACCACTACTGTACGGCTCTCTCCGCCGACGTTCGATGACTCGGTCTTCTTACCTCCGCAACCGGTAAACAAGACAAAAAGTCCGATACATGCGAAAAATATTGTATGCTTCATGATTCGATATGCTTTTTGGTCGTTCTGTTAACCACCGGTATAATAATCCAGCTCACTCTTCGCAATGATAAGATCGTATTTTGCCTGGTTCAGACGCATACGAGCATAGGTATATGCCTGTTCCCTACCCAACAGCTCAAAAGTCATAGCAAGCCCGGAACGATACCGCTTGCCGATAAAATCAAGACTGACTTTAGCCTCTTTCAGCGATTGCTCCGCAACCCGTATCCTTGATTTTGCCGTCCGCAACAGTCGATACGCCTTACGAATTTCATAGAGGCCCTTGTCTTTTGCTTCTTCATAACTATAACGAGCCTCCATTTCGCCAGCCCGAGCCTCCTTAGCCTTACCGATGTTGGAGTATCCGTCAAAAACAGTCCATTCCATGGCAACCCCCAGGGTCCAGCTGTTTTGCTCAAAACCCGGAAAATCATCGTCATTCCAGTTTTTCTGAAAAAAGGCGTTCAAACGTGGCAACCCCTTGGCTTTTGCCATATCGTACTGGTATCCTGCAGCATCAGCATAAGCTTCAAGAGCCTTGAGATCAGCCCTGCTCTCTGACATAAGAGGCTCATTTGCAGGAATAACGATATCATCGGTTTCAAGTCCGTTTACCGGCACTATATCCATATCGCTATCGAGGCGAAGAAGAAACCGCAATCCATCCTTTGCCGACCGGATCTCATCCTCGATCATCATCTTTTGCTCCGCCAGTTCCGCAAGGCGTACTGCGGTCGACAACTTGTCGGATTTCGTAATCAGTCCTTCACTGTAAGCTTTGGCAGCTTCACGGTCATGAAGCTGCATTGCCCGGATGGAACTCTTGACCGCATCGAGGTTTTTCCTTGCAAGCACAAGCCCGTAATAGGCCTTTTTCACTTCCAGGACTATAGTCTCCTCCGCTCTCCTGAGCATGTGTTCCTGCGACTTTTTCGACATTGAAGCTGCCGACCTTCCGATAGTGGCATCGCGGTTGAAAAGAGGCTGTCTGACTTCGACCCCTAGATGAAAATTCGAGATATCGTCGGGGTCGTTCAGTGCACCTGCACTGAAATCCGTTTCAGGGTTGATGATTCCCTGCCGAAGTTTGTAGGTAAAGACCGATGCAGGATCATCCGTTGCGATAAACGTTTCGGACAGCGTAACTTTCGGCAGAAAGGCTTTCCTGCTCTGCACATATCTCGCCTCAGCCTGGTCAACCCTTGCTTTCGCCGCTTTTAATGCATAGTTGCTCTCTCTGGCAAGCTTCAGAGATTGATCAAGCGACAACTTCACGGTTTCAGCCGCAATAGCAGCTCCCGGCAGCGCAAGAAGAACCACCGCAATGTACCCCACAACTTTCAAGCCTTTCATGATCGTTGATTTAAAATCTTCTTACAGTTACCATGCAGGTTTCAGACGCTCAGCAACTTCCTGTTGAGTTTCAGCAGCACCCTGATAGTCTGAACCTGTATGACAAGCAAAGGTATATAAAGGAGAAAGTAACCGATAGAAAACTTGTCGATGAAATCAGCGGCAACCAAACCCTTATTGATGAGGAAATTGCCTAACACGAAAAAAGCGACCCCCGGACATATGGCCGCATAGGTCACAACGCTTTTACCTCCACCACCGATAAACTCCTTGAAATACCCCAGTTGCTTCATAACGGTGTAACCGAGCATGCCGAACAAGACCTGAACAGCGATAAGCACACTGAAAACAATAACATGAAACCATGGATGAATCTCCATACCGAAGTTATGAACCAGCCCCATGGAAACTCTGTTCACAGTAATACCGAGAATAGTCAGAATAGGTATGACAATCCAGAGAGATACCGAAGCCTCGTAGTTGACTCCATTGGAAAGCATGGAACGAAACCCCAGCACAATCTTTATCACACCGAAAGTAACGGCTATCGCAGCAAAAAACGATGCAAGAATGATTCCGAGTCCGGAAGAGATCACATTATGGCTCATTGCCGCAGCAGCTGACATCCCCACTCCTACCATCGAGAAAGCAAATACCGACAACATCTGGCTCAAGCTGTTGTTTCGTTCGCAATCAAAATTACCATAAGCGATGACCCTCGAGAAAAATACAAGAAAAATCACTCCGGCATACCCCCCGACCAGTAAAAACCCCAACATGGCAAACGGAAAAAGATACTCGACCACACTCCAAAGCCCGGGGACAAACACTGCGCCGAGAATGAACATGACGTTAATCGCCATAGCGTATGTCAAGGGAATAGCCATAAGCTGTACCTCGGCATCCGAGCTTTTGAGTCTATCAAAAGCTTCGTTTCCCCTGAACATGTTGTACTCCTTGATATTCCACAACAAAAGACGATAGTGTTGAAAAGCATACCAAAGGATACCCGCACAACTTACAGCAATAAGTGTAACAACCGCAGGACCGCCCGCAACCAAAGCAGCCTGAATATCTTCGAATACCGGAATCGGACGGCCTTCATGGTTGACCATGAACATCAGGAACATGAAAAAGCTCACTGCGATCCCACCGCTTCCGAGAGAAGCGAGAAAATACAAAGGAGAGTACTCCGCCCCGAGATTTTTTCTCATAGTCATGCCTTTACTTACCGTCTTTGATTTATCATGTCATTTCTTGGATATAAGTTTCAGTATTCTCTCCATATTCTCTGAATCATGCTCGTTCAAGCATTCTTTCAAGCTGCTATTCAACATGAGAGAGTAGGTTTTATCCAACGCAGCCTTTGCAGCCTGAAACTGCACGATAACCTTTTCACACTGTTCCCGTTGCTCTATCATCCTGACAAGCCCCTGAATCTGCCCATCGACCTTTTTCAACCTCAAGATTATATTGTCCATCTGCTCCAACCTTAATTTTTCATGAGTGCGCCATATACCTATACGGGGTATGGGTATATAGTGCATATTTTTTCTCTCTTTCACAAACAGAAAAATCAGCGGCATTGCCGGAAAGCAGGAAGAACCTGTCAAATGGTTGACACCATCGCGGAACTGTTGAAGAAGTCAGAACGTTAATCAGTTTTTTAAACTATAAAGAACGCACAGTTCACATGGATCTGCCCGAGTTCAGCTGCTTGCCCGACACGAGCAGCTTGTTTGCAAAACAACTACGAGCAGCTTTTTGAGGCTTGTACCGTCGACAACTGTACCAAGCCGCAACAGTAATACAAGTTCACAGATTAGATTTTTGTACCACCATGGAAGTTATCGGAAAAAGTAAGGCGCACGTTATGCTGGATTCCTGCCTACCAGAGTCTGCCGCCTATTTCTCGGACCACATACGGATTCTCAAATGCAATCCCTACTGTAAAAACATCGAATACCTCCCCGAAAGAGACATATATCAATGGACATTCACGGCAAATGATCCCCGAAACCATCCAATTACAGCTCTTTTTTTTGTCAAGCAAGACTTAGAACACCTTACTCCTGAAAGCAAGCTCTTGGAGCAATACGTCAATTCCGCAAACGTGGTGATAGATAAAGAAAGGGGCGGAAAGCTCATCCGATGGAGCGCCGCTGAAGATATTCCCGAAGTAAACATTGCCGAAAGCAATACGTTCATCGGAACCGCCGGCGCTGAAATATGCTTACTGCACCATACAGATCACAAAACATCTGTTCATTATGACACCAGTATCACTTTGGACTTCAAAGTACCGTTCCCGTTAAACATGATGCCTGAAGTAGTGCTCAAGTTTCTGACCGAGACCGTCATGTCGCAAATCATGCAACAAGCAACGGAAAGCATGCTATGCAGGGTGCAATCCGATATTTGCTGTATCGATGCAGCTATTGCTGCAGAAGGAAGGTCAAGATAGCTTTTTTCTGTGGCGAGCCTCGATAAAAAATCCAGAGAAATAAACCAAAAAATAACCGCAGACAATAACCACAAGAAATATCTGACGATCAATCGTCGTTGGCAGCTGATTGGAATTCCATATCAGAAAAACCAGAACTGCCCACAATCCCCC
Protein-coding regions in this window:
- a CDS encoding TolC family protein yields the protein MKGLKVVGYIAVVLLALPGAAIAAETVKLSLDQSLKLARESNYALKAAKARVDQAEARYVQSRKAFLPKVTLSETFIATDDPASVFTYKLRQGIINPETDFSAGALNDPDDISNFHLGVEVRQPLFNRDATIGRSAASMSKKSQEHMLRRAEETIVLEVKKAYYGLVLARKNLDAVKSSIRAMQLHDREAAKAYSEGLITKSDKLSTAVRLAELAEQKMMIEDEIRSAKDGLRFLLRLDSDMDIVPVNGLETDDIVIPANEPLMSESRADLKALEAYADAAGYQYDMAKAKGLPRLNAFFQKNWNDDDFPGFEQNSWTLGVAMEWTVFDGYSNIGKAKEARAGEMEARYSYEEAKDKGLYEIRKAYRLLRTAKSRIRVAEQSLKEAKVSLDFIGKRYRSGLAMTFELLGREQAYTYARMRLNQAKYDLIIAKSELDYYTGG
- a CDS encoding efflux RND transporter periplasmic adaptor subunit: MKHTIFFACIGLFVLFTGCGGKKTESSNVGGESRTVVVESIATVQLGTAGDGRPMLLVPSGALFMRGQLEGVQVVGDDDIVSIRWIRAGKAFGDYTEVLSGLGTGEAVVVPYVKGVREGDNVTVKP
- a CDS encoding TsoY family (seleno)protein, which translates into the protein MRKNLGAEYSPLYFLASLGSGGIAVSFFMFLMFMVNHEGRPIPVFEDIQAALVAGGPAVVTLIAVSCAGILWYAFQHYRLLLWNIKEYNMFRGNEAFDRLKSSDAEVQLMAIPLTYAMAINVMFILGAVFVPGLWSVVEYLFPFAMLGFLLVGGYAGVIFLVFFSRVIAYGNFDCERNNSLSQMLSVFAFSMVGVGMSAAAAMSHNVISSGLGIILASFFAAIAVTFGVIKIVLGFRSMLSNGVNYEASVSLWIVIPILTILGITVNRVSMGLVHNFGMEIHPWFHVIVFSVLIAVQVLFGMLGYTVMKQLGYFKEFIGGGGKSVVTYAAICPGVAFFVLGNFLINKGLVAADFIDKFSIGYFLLYIPLLVIQVQTIRVLLKLNRKLLSV
- a CDS encoding DUF1997 domain-containing protein, giving the protein MLDSCLPESAAYFSDHIRILKCNPYCKNIEYLPERDIYQWTFTANDPRNHPITALFFVKQDLEHLTPESKLLEQYVNSANVVIDKERGGKLIRWSAAEDIPEVNIAESNTFIGTAGAEICLLHHTDHKTSVHYDTSITLDFKVPFPLNMMPEVVLKFLTETVMSQIMQQATESMLCRVQSDICCIDAAIAAEGRSR
- a CDS encoding metal-sensitive transcriptional regulator; protein product: MDNIILRLKKVDGQIQGLVRMIEQREQCEKVIVQFQAAKAALDKTYSLMLNSSLKECLNEHDSENMERILKLISKK